The Macaca mulatta isolate MMU2019108-1 chromosome 18, T2T-MMU8v2.0, whole genome shotgun sequence genomic interval CACGGCGCTTTTACTTTTACTTACACGATGACAGTGATAGTACAGCAGAggcaaaaacagtttttaaattttcccaaTGCCTCCAACTGGATGggatttttattgtaaattcaaTCCAGGTCCTGACATAGGCTCGTTGTGATAACCTAGAATATGCCAGCCTTTTAAACCTTAAAGTATTGAAAACAGAAGTTGGGATAGAAAGGTCTTGACTGCAAGTCAAGAAGAACCAGTGGTGATCCTTGCTTTCTCTCGAAACCTCAGCTGACCACGATTCTAAGTATCACACCAGCAGAAAGGCAGAATCAGCCATCCGGCTGCTCAAAACACTGTCAGCTCTCACACTGTTTCTCTGACAGAAGCCTTCAGGGAGGTTTAGGTGGGTTCGTTCCCAGCCTGGAGGAGCGTTACCTGCTTGCAGCTCTAATTCTGAGACCAGAGCAGAGACGGGTCCTCCCAGAGCACCCTCACTGCCTGGCTTCCTCACCCTGCAGGCATGGGGGCTGCACCTGCCCTCCCTGCCGCGTGGTCTCGCCTCCCGAGTGCTCACTAATAAAAAAGGAGTAGGGAGTGGGGAATGGGGAAGAAcgaaaaaaaaacaacaggaaaacacccagtctggaatgcccCGGGCTGCGCGTGGCAAACGCCTCTTCCTGAGGATACAGCGGCAGCCCTGACGTCACGGGCCATGGGGCACTGCCCTCGACCGCCTGTGCGGACGTTTTCGTGCCTCAGATAAAAATCCCGGAGCAGAAAGCACTCTCAGGGGCCACTCGTAGCCCACCTGCTGGGAAAGCTGTTTCGTTAGAGATAAAAACACCCAGCTGGTTAAGTGGACCCAGCGGAGTCCCAGCAGCCCCTCACAccgttaaaaagaaaaaccaacaacCTGGGACCCAAAGAAGGAGGCGCGTGAGCTCCCCCAGCCTGATGCCGCAGCCAGCGTCTCCGGGGAGCAGGAGGCCGCGCTGTTCCGAAGCGCGGGCTGGGGGCTCCGGGGCACTGCGGAGCTGCGGTCCCATCTGCACCCGAGGCAGGGCTGGCAATTACGGCGGGGGAGGAAGCGGGAGCAGCCGGCGGCCACCGAGGGGGGCCGGCACGTGCAATCCCCCGAGGAAGACACTGCGCGTGTGTGAGCCCGCCCGAGGGGCGGATGGCGTCTCCCGGAATTCCCACGTGGAAGCCGTGACCGCCAGCAGCGCCGCCCTCTTAGAAATGGGTGTTTGCAGAGACTGATCAGCAGGGCCCTGATCGGAGAGGACTGGAGACTTCAGACGGGAAACGCGCAGACGGAGGCAGGGGCGAGGCGCCCAGGGAAAAGGCCGCAGGAAGAGGAGGCAGACGTGGGGAGACGCTCCCTCCCGGCTCCATGAGGAGCCCACCTGCCCACCCAGGCCCCAGACACCGCCACCCCGCCCCGCGCCGCCCCGCCcctcccggccccgccccgcgcgGCCCCGcccatccccacccctcccctccctgccccgccCCTCCCGGCCCCGcccatccccacccctcccctcccggccccgccctaccccaccccacgccaccccgcccagccccgCCCCTGCCGCCAGCTCACCTCATGTAGGACGCAGGGGACAGGGGCTTGGGCTTCGCCCACTGGTATGGGTGCTGCGGCACCGCCAGGTACTGGTCGCAGAAGCCGCCCTTCCTGATGTGCTGGAAAGAGGAGAAGTCTTCGGGCGCGAAGTCGGCCGGGGGCGGGGGGCTGCCCAGGTCCTCCCCGACGGGCTCCACCTTGAGCGCCACCGAGGGCGGCTGCTCCAGGGTGGTCTTGCGGGACTTGACAGGGACGCCGTCAcccaggtccaggctgctgtcagTGGTCAGCGCGTTGATGGCGGCCACGATGGCCGAGCTGGTGTACTGGGTGGTGTTGCCCAACCACGAGTCGTCGGTCACGCTGACCCGCGGGGAGCCGTGCGGGGACGGCGTGGGCGAGTGGTGGGGTGAGTAGGGCGGCTGCCGGCCGTTGAGGCTGTACTTCCTCTTGTTGCACGGGGACGCGGGCCTGGAGGAGCGGGCACCCAGCCAGCTCTCCTCAGTGACGCTGGCGCGGGGCGAGGTGGAGGGGGAGTGTCGCGGGGAACCCAGCAGCGTGCAGGCCCCCAGCCCGCGGGGAAAGCCCTCCTCAGGGTCCGTGGTCTTGGGAGACACGCAGGGAGACTGCCATGGCGACGTCTGGGGGGACGCGTACGGGTACGAGTAGTTGGACTCGTAGGAGGAGGCCTCTGAGTTGCAGCTGCGGGAGGACAGGCTGCTGGCCGGGCTCAGGCACGAGGGGTCTCTGTAGGCCTCCAGGCTGGGCAGACTCAGCGTGGCCGTGGAGGGGGACCGTTTGGAGCTGGGGAGGacgtcttccacctccacatcgtGGAAAAACTGGTTGTTGTTGTGGTACAGACCCAAGCATGAGGTTATCTCGATGCGAGGACTCTCCAGGGCAGGGGCCCCATCTGGCCTGGCGTGGCCGGAGGAGAGGAAGTAGCCCGTGGGCCCACCGTCCAAAGCTGCTCCGTACCCCGAGGGGTGATCCGCCGGCTGGACGATGCCCGGTGTGGAGGTCTGAAGGTTGTGGCATGGGGCCGGCAGGGTAGAGTGTGCTGTGGGGAGCGGCAAGGCAGGGCTGACATTGGAGGACGCATAGCCATAGTGttctagagagaaaaagaagcagaTGGTGGCATGAGGGGCTGGGCATCACAAAGCAGACACCCATGACCTCAGGGCAGCCGGCAGCCCCTGGCCTTGATGAACGGCTGGGGGGCCTCAGACCCCACGGAGCAGGCCTCTGCCAACGCCCTGAGACTACACTGCCCGACAGCTCCAGGCCACTTGGAGTAACAGGTCCCCATGAGCCCCTCGCTGcccacctcccctcctccctcaacAGCAGCACAAGCCCCCGAACGTCCCTCCCAGACAGAGGCAGCCGAGTCCTCACCAGTTCCACTCTTCATTCAAAAACCACCTTCCCGAACCACCCCATCTTCACTTAAACCCCAAACTCAACATGTGGGCCCTCCTTCtctagtttattttttctcctaaatACGTATCACAATCTAACAGCAAGTTTTTActcattcatctcacactgtCATCTCTTTGACAAACAGAATCCTAAGTTCCATGAAGGCAGAACATTTGGACGTCTTAGTCTATTCTGGCTCACCACTGTTTTCAGAGCCAAagactgtgcctggcacataaagtGTGTTCAATTTGTTTAATGGATGAATGGTTGGTGGGTGGGTGGACAATGGATGATGGACAGACAGGTAAATAAACTGATGGATGGATCATGATGGACATGGTGGGTGAAGGGATGATGGGTAGATGgagggtaggtggatggatggatggtgatgGGACAAACAAGGGAGGAATGAGGGATGAAGAGATGGGctatggatgggtggatgggtgggtggatgaatggatggatgatggatggatggacaggtaagcaatggatgaatgatggattgGGGATGGAGGCATGATAGATAACtggtggatgcatggatggatagatgaatggatggtgatggatggatggatgaggaATGGAGGAATAAacgatggatgatggatggatgaatgaatggatagtgAATGGAGGAataatggatggatgatggatgatgatgcatggatgatggatggatgatgatggatggatggatggagaatgGAGGAGTaatggatggatgatgatgatggatggatgatggatggatggatggatgatgatggatggatgatggatggatggatggatggatggggaatGGAGAAataatggatggatgatggatggatgatgatgatggacgGATGGATAGGGAATGGAGGAATAATGGATggttgatggatggatgatgatgatggatggatggatagatggatgagtagATAGGGAATGGAGGAataatggatgaatgatggatggatggataattgATGgatgatgatggatggatggatacggAATGGAGGAATAATGGATGGATGAGGACGGATGGATGAGGAATGGAGGAataatggatggatgatggatgatgatgacagatagatggatggatgcataggGAATGGAGAAataatgaatgatggatggatggatgatgatggacggatggacagatggatggatagggAATGGAGGAataatggatggatgatggaaggatggatgatgaTGAGGACAGATGGATAGGGAATGGAGGAAtaatagatggatgatggatggatggatagggaATGGTGAAATAATGGTTTGacgatggatggatggtggataggagggtgggtgggtggatggatggatgtgtttTAGATCTAAGGACCTAGAGATGTAAACAGATTTTAATAGGCCTTTCACTGTCAAGCTGCCCTCATCACCAGCAACAAAGAAAACTCCTCAAGGATTGGATGAAAACACAGACTCTGAAATCCCCCTCACGGAGATTCTGAAACTGGCTCATGTCCTAGGAATCCATCTTTTAGAACAAAACAGAAGATTCCGGTACACAGCTAATTCTAAGGATCATTATGTGTTAATtacactcaaaatattttttaaaatcattattaggGAAATTAGTAATTTTTACAGGAAAGATGTACTTCTGGATTTCTGATTTGAAAAGACTTTTTATGACATCTTGGAACCTCATGATTACATGCCTGGAGATGGGTATTCCCAGGCCTCTAAATAATACAAACAAGCACATGGAAATCCTATATTCATCTCCTGGTGCAAATGCACTGGCTGGAAGATTTTTATTCAAGGACAGTACTGTCTTTCCGCTAAGTTGTGGTTCAGAAACCAACAAGGATAAATGCCAAGAAAATCGAGGGTCTCAAAATACCAATCCAAACCCCACTGTATTTACTAACAGAAATGGTTCTAACGCGCAGATAGGTGGGAAACACGGCATGGCGGCCTGGTAAGAGGACACACTGTGGCCTCAATGCCAGGAGTCACAGCTGCCTTCTGGAAATTGCAGACACTCAGGGGCCAGAGCtgtgacaaagagaaaaaaacagaactgCGATGGAGCCACACCTCACAGGTGTGACCAGAAGCTCTCAGGGGTGGGAGCTGAGACCTGCTCAGGACGTCTTTGTACGGGAAGGGCCCCTTAGCTAAGGCTGAGCACCTTGGGGATGGTGCTAGCCAGGCCCCAGTCCCGCCTTCCCCATCATAAAGAAATGCCCTCAAGAGGACGGGAGCCATGCAGTCTCCTGCACCCAAGAGAGAACAGGAATTGtcaataaatccaggaggtggccaggcacggtggcagctcacgcctgtaatcccagcactttgggaggccgagggggcagatcacctgaggtcagaagttcgagaccaatctggggaacatgatgaaaccctatctctacaaaaaatacaagtagccaggcaaggtggcgcgtgcctgtagtcccagttactcgggaggctgaggcagcaggatcacttgagcccgggaggtgaaggttgcagtgagctgcgatcacgctactgtactctagcctgggtgacacagcaagactctgtcaaatcaataaatcaatcaataaggAGGTCTTTCTTTTCCCAGAGCCACAGGCGGGGCCTGGGGTGGAGCTGGAGCTGGGCATCCTGACGCCAATGCCAGCATCCAGCCTGGCCTCTGGTCAGGACACACACACCATCCCCGGGGGCTGCCCCAGCCGCGAAACGCCAGCGCTGGGACTGACCACCTGTGTTCACCGGCATCCACTGGGCCCCCCATACTCCACGCCACGCTCCATGCTCACTGGACACTTCAGGCAAACACCAGGCTCCAATGCTAAAACTTCTGCAACCATCATTCTAAAAATGGAGCTGGAAAGCAGCTTCCTGGAGAAGGTGAGGCTTCCAAGGAGAATTTGAAGTCCTCCGATCTGCTGGTGATACCTGGGGGGCTCTGGGCCAGGCAAGCGGTAGCCCTCTGAGCGCTCCGCCTGGGCGTCACAGCGGCCCCTCCGTGGCCCGTGCAAAGCTCCTGAGCCGGCTGCGTCAGACCCGCTGGACAACAGGCCACACAGGCAGGTCCCCTCTGCCCGGTGCCCCACACGCCCGGGTGCCCATGCTAGGCCAGCCCTGATGTCTGCCCAGCGCACAGTGCTGCAGGAGACCCACAGAGCCATGACTAGCTCTGCGTCTGGGGGTCCCACAGTGGACACAAGGAAGGCGGGGTGGGGAACCAATGAGGGGGTTTTGTCCAGCGCAGGCCTGCGGCTCCTGGGGGGTTCCCATTGGGGCACCACACAGAGCCACCTGTTCACAGGTCTGCAGCTCCTGGGGGGTTCCCGCTGAGGCAGCATGCCGAGCCACCTGTTCACTACTCTGCATTCTCACCAAAAGTTGTCTGAAAGATATTCCTTAGCCAGAAATGCTACGTTATACACACCGGCGCAGGAACTCACACCCACACTTAGTGCTGGGCCCGCTTATTTGTCTAGAAGCCCTTTCGCCTGTTGGAGCAGAAACATAACATTCCGTTAGGAATGAGCTTCCGTCTCAAACCAGTCATCAACTCCAGGAGACGCGGAAGCACAGGAGCGGAGCTGAGGGAACGTGAAGGCGGCGGGGATCCGATCACGGGGGCCCAACCTCCCTCCCACACCCCGACTTCCTCTTGGAGGTATCCGTGGCCTTCAACTGGCTCTTCAGGCCCCACCTGCTCCACACACTTCCCCTCACTGTCCAGACCTCAAAGGTGGCTTCACTGCAGTTGATTAATGTACAGATTCCTACACTTCCTGTTTCCCaatcaaaagaatatttatttccaaGACAGCTGATGCCACAGTTGAACTACCATTTGTTGGTAGGAAGGTAAttctgaagaatttttaaaaatcctagcAATTAACAGAGCAAATATTGGGGCCTCCCCACCACTCACCCTCCCACAGTACTCAGCCCTGAAACGGGTGCCCAGCCAGTGGCAGAGCCCAGAGCTGGGTCACATGGGGTACTAGAGCCAGATTACCGGAAGGTTCTAGATGAAACGGGGCAGGAAAGGGGAGGCGGACCTCACAGGTCTCTGTGTGCAAGTCCTCTGGGGCTGTAGCCCTTGATGTTTATGTGACAGGGGCCCGGGCATGAGGGgaagtgaggaagaggaggagactcCACCCGTAGCCAGAGCAGGAAGTGCATGCAGCGAGGCCCACGGACGCCCAGGGCACCAGGGGTCTTTATTTAAACTAAAGTATTGCAATAAAACCTGATTCAATGAGGCAAAGAAACACCATAaagcttttattaaaaaacaaaaacgtcTCACCTAAGCATGAGTTTTCCCTGATCAAACAATGGCAAAATGAAAGCTCAAATGCCTGAATTTCATTAGGATCCCTTGCCCAGGTCCTTGGAGGGCAGGTGGTGGATAAAGTTCCCTTGTTCTTCCTAGAACAAGAGCAAGGTGGGGGGTCAAGCTGCCCCCAGAGGCCAAGCCCCACACACCAGGGGCCACTGTCCTGGCTGTGAGCCCCTCCCTCCCAGCTCCCAGTGAATTTGGTTTCATGACCCACCTAAACCATATTCAAATCTGAGTTATTTAACTATTCAAAGGGGTCATATTTACATGAAAGGAAAACATTCCCAGTAACTTTCTTAATGATTCTGAGCTGCTTGGCTGACTCATGTCACGCCAGACGCCACCGCCGAGCTCGGGGACCCCACTCCCTGGCCACCGTGTTGGAGCGCCTGGCTCTTTGCTAAGGAGGGTTCATTAAATTACAGTGCAGGTGagcagggaggcagagctgggttcTAGGCGATGATCATGGAGAGCACATTCAAAATCCCTTAACAGAAGGTAACGGCATGGCCCCTCCGCTGAAGGCACCATCTCCCCACTTTTGAGTCCCCTGATCCTCACCGGCTTGCTCAGCCATCAGGTGCCCCATGACACACAGGTGGCCACCCGGGGAGCACCAGCTCTCAGGCCGGCCCAGTCCCACTGGCCTCAGCAAGTTCCACATGTTCAGAGCTGTTAAAAGTGATCTGTCTCACTCTGAGAAATAATTCACTGCAGAACCACATACCTTTCTCGTTTCTGAACGACCACAAAAAACTGTATTGGTGCATGACATTAAATTAATACATGAAATACTTCTGGTCAGGGCTCCCTACGGGTGGGCAGCATTCTAACCTTGCAGACCCCGCCCTGCTGAGCCCCCGGGCACCTGCCCCTCACAACACGCAGTTCCCAGATGGTCACTCCCTCACTCGCTGTGTGCAGGGCAGGACAGCCACACCTCCGCCTTGCGCATCAGGCCAGCACTGCCGACAAGAATCACCAACTCCGGCCACAGCCAGATCTCTCGTCTTTCACAAACTCTGAGAGGCGGCCGTCACAGAtgatgttatttttcattttaaggaaCATCCCCTTCAGCACGTGCTGGGGCTGAACTGCAGGTGGACCCCCAGGCACTACTGTCACCTCTCCAGACAGCCACGGAGTCTGCTGTGGGTAAGGCCAGATGACAACTGTGCATGTACTGGAAATAAAACGAAGCAGAGCGATCCACGCCAAGACCGTGCTGTTGGAAGCAATGTGCTTAGCAGGCCCGGGAAACGCTGCCTCACAGTGGCACCAGGACATGGTCAGGCCCGTGGCATGACAGACAGCAACAGCTTCCCAGACACCGTTCCCCCAACAATCTGCCAGCAAGAAAGATTTACAAAGGCAAATAGGATGGCCTCATCACAGCGCAAACAAACCGTATTTAATGTTCCATAAATACGCACGCCAACGCCTTAATAAGGGTCCTTCGTCCAGCCCGGGGCCCAACCTGGGACATCGTTCCTCAGAGGTACTGCAATATTCCCCCTGGTCAGACGCACACATCGCTGTAAAGCGTCCTTTTTGAATTCTGTTTTCAAGGAATGAAAAAATATCCGAGTTGTTCATGGCTGGCTGAGATCTTCCTTTGAAGAGCACGACACAGAACTGAAATATTCCAATCTGCCAGATAACTCCACCCTCCGCAGAAACACCTCTGGAACCTCAGGGGGTGAGCTGTGCATGGTAATAGCAGAAACGCCCTCCTAAAACACTGAACCTGAACAACAGCGCATTCCTAATTCAGCACTGTCCTGGGACCTCTCTGCTCACCAGGTGTCTCTGCCACGGGTTTCCTGCAGCAGCCCCTGACCAGCCAAGGGCACCTCAGGCCCTCTTGGGGAAGATAAATCCTATTTGGTGAAAATGGACTTGAGAATAAAAGTCTTCCAAAGCTTCATTTCTGCATAAGATGTTCTCTTTCCACAGGGAACCATTAAATGCCCCAGCAGTGGGCACAGGCCAGCGGCAGACCCGGGCACACAGAGGTTCGGAGGGTGGCCCTGACTGCCAGGGAGGCTCCAGCCCAAACATAGAGGCCTTGGCCAATTTCCTCCGAGTTGCCACGGCGACCGTGCTGGCAGCAGCCCGGCTGGCCAAAATAACTTAGAAAACAGGAGCCCTGGGGCGGGAAGCAGGGCACGCCCGCCTCCCAGCTGACAGCGAAGCAGCTATTTCCTGAGCCCCAGAAGGGAGCGGGGCCTCCTCTCTGCAGAGGGAAGCCCGGGGCCTGCTCCTGGGTGGACACAGCGAGGAGCCAGACCCTGGAAGCCCAAACACCACTCCCATCCCGCCTGGGAAATTATTTACAACATTCTCTTTTCGTTGTCCCAACAAATGGTTATTGAATATCTATTCTTCGCACCTGCCGAGCACTTTCGAAATAAAGAACAAGGCACAGCCCCTCCCTCAAAGTGCCCCGTGAAGACCTAAGTCCAGTGAgatggaaggggtgggggccacaGCGGTGTGGGCCAGGCTCCCGGCCACACACAACCGCCCTGCGGATGCAGCTCACGACCCTGGTACACTGACCTCAGCTCTGCCAGGACGTACAGCCCCTTCTCGGGGGGTCCGGTTGACAGactgcctcttgggctcagggCTGGCCACGTCCTTTACAACAAAGCTTGACTTTCTGTGCTAAGTCTAATCTATAAAACCCAGTTTGCCTTGCTTTGCAATTGATCTCagacttattcatttattcatttatatccAGGCTCATCCCAGAAATAACGTGAAGTAGTTTCTATCACTTGTTAAAGGCTGGAGAGTCAATGTAATCATTTAACAATGTGATATAAATAATTAACATCATTGAATAATTAATCATCAAAATGCAGTAATAAtggtaataaaaagaaaggagaaaacagcaCGGGTGTCCCACAGGAAAACATAATATGTACACTTAACGTATGTGATACATAAAGAAGCTTTTCCAGCAACTTCTTGACACCATAAAAGGAGGAAGGGGCTCTTCTCAGCTCTGGCCTCTCCTGCTCGGAGCCCCCACTCCTAAAGCCGAAAACCACGGTGGTCTCTGGAGGGGCAAGGACCCAGCAGAGAGGTTTCACAAGCAGCCTGGAGAGCCAGCAGCTCAGCTCTGCGGGGTTCTCAGGGAAGAGTGCAGCTCCAGAGGGCCCAGGGTGCTGGTGAGGGTGAGGGTCACAGCTTCACTCGTTCTGCTCAAGGAGCATTTGGGGGGAACGAGCCCGGTGGGTGCTGGGGAGGACTGTGTCCTGAACCCACCTGGGAGGCCACCTGCTTCCGGGTCAGGAGGGACCCCAAGTTCACCAGGGTCCCCACATCTGATGCCACCAGGAAGTCTGCCCACCTCAAAATAGTGTAACAACTGGCGTCCTTGTGAGACTAGGCCTCAAGGGGCACAGACTGGCCTCGTGTGCATCTTCCCGGATAAGCCTAGAGTTACCTGTAAAGTCACAGGAGGATGCCGGCAGTGCCCTCCCTCTGCGGCTGCTGTTACGCAGTCACGTGTGCACGGAGGCAGGGAAGTGGCCCTTGCCATTGGGCATGCGCTGAGCACCTGCCAAGCCAGACACGGCGCCCAGTGCGGCACAGCCCACCCTGGGGGCCCGGCAGACCCGGCTCCATGGGGATAACTGCCCCCTGTGCTTCCTTCCAGGAGGCAAAGCAGTGAAATCTTCAGCCCGGGCCGAGGGGCTGGGGCTGCACGCTGTCCTGCAGCACCCCGCGCCTCTGACTGGGGTGTAGGGGCTGGGTTCCGGCCGCACTGCGCCTGTTGCAGGCCCAGGGTCAGTGATTCACACTGTGAACGACCAGGGAGTGTACTGGAGGTCCCACCCGACCGGGACAATTGCACAGGCGTGGAAGCCTCCGCCCCGACGTATCCCAGAGGGGCCACCTCCGTGGCCACACTCTGGTGGGACCGACTTTCACCCCGTAAAGAGAGATCAGGAGTGGGGCGACACTCCTGCATGGCACAGTCAGGTAGAAAACTCTTCTGCTGAAATGCCCTGGCTCAAGCTCTGAGGACTGGAACCAGCTCTGGAAGGCGGCGCCAGGACCACAGGCAGCCCGGGTGGGAAGGGCCTCTGGCGGGGCTCTCTCCCACCCTCATCGGCCGTGGCTCCCACTGACCCCAAAGACCTAGAACCCAGGCACGGGCAGGGAAGACGTTTGGGGAGCAGAGGGTCATGAACCGCAGGCAGCACGGGTTTGGTTGGAGCGCTGATTTTCAAAAATGATCGAGACGTTGGACTTTTTAAAAGAGAGTAGGGAATGATACGGAAAATATGACCCTCATTACAGACTCGGAGGTCCCTGCTTGCCAAGCTCCTCCGGCTTCACCTCCGCACAGGGGGGTTGGGGGGGAAGCAGACACGAGGCCTTCGGGATGGGCACAGACAGGGTGCACGGGGACCAGCCTGGGGTGACCTGGACAGAAGAGACCCCAGGCAGTGGGAGAGGGGCCCAGGCCCAGGGGTGCCCACCCCACTCACTCGCTGCTATTCGGAAGTGGGGAGTTATTTGTGGTTTGTTTACTTGGAAACTTTATTTCTgacacagagaagagaaaatgaaagaaaaggctgGGGTCATGGTAGCTCAGGTAAAACTTGAAAGCTGGACGTTTACGGTGCTCTGCGGGGTGTGGGGGGTCGGCGGGGGGGGAGGGTGGCTGCGGGGGGGGAGGGTGGCTGCGGGGGGGGAGGGTGGCTGCGGGGGGGGAGGGTGGCTGCGGGGGGGGAGGGCGGCTGCAGCGGGGGAGGGTGGCTGTGGGGAGGGGGCCAAGGAAAGTTGGCGGGGGCGGGGAGGTCggaggaaggggggaggggaagaggagggcgGCAGGGGGCGGGGCGGAGGTCGGGGAGACGGTGTCTGGGGGAGCTGGGGCGCCTCTGCGCCTCTGTCAACGCCGCCGACCCTCTGTCCGGAACCACCCCGTCCACGCCCGTGTCCGCGCCGCGCTCTCCCCCAGGACCCCGCCGCGAGCGCTCGGAGGAACCCGCTCCGAGCCCAGGACGCCCCGCACCGCAGCTCCCCCGGCCGCAGGCGCCTCTGCCCTGGGCGCACCGGGGACTCCTGGGGT includes:
- the NFATC1 gene encoding nuclear factor of activated T-cells, cytoplasmic 1 isoform X6 produces the protein MTGLEDQEFDFEFLFEFNQRDEGAAAAAPEHYGYASSNVSPALPLPTAHSTLPAPCHNLQTSTPGIVQPADHPSGYGAALDGGPTGYFLSSGHARPDGAPALESPRIEITSCLGLYHNNNQFFHDVEVEDVLPSSKRSPSTATLSLPSLEAYRDPSCLSPASSLSSRSCNSEASSYESNYSYPYASPQTSPWQSPCVSPKTTDPEEGFPRGLGACTLLGSPRHSPSTSPRASVTEESWLGARSSRPASPCNKRKYSLNGRQPPYSPHHSPTPSPHGSPRVSVTDDSWLGNTTQYTSSAIVAAINALTTDSSLDLGDGVPVKSRKTTLEQPPSVALKVEPVGEDLGSPPPPADFAPEDFSSFQHIRKGGFCDQYLAVPQHPYQWAKPKPLSPASYMSPTLPALDWQLPSHSGPYELRIEVQPKSHHRAHYETEGSRGAVKASAGGHPIVQLHGYLESEPLMLQLFIGTADDRLLRPHAFYQVHRITGKTVSTTSHEAILSNTKVLEIPLLPENSMRAVIDCAGILKLRNSDIELRKGETDIGRKNTRVRLVFRVHVPQPSGRTLSLQVASNPIECSQRSAQELPLVEKQSMDSYPVMGGKKMVLSGHNFLQDSKVIFVEKAPDGHHVWEMEAKTDRDLCKPNSLVVEIPPFRNQRITSPVHVSFYVCNGKRKRSQYQRFTYLPANVPTVGLSSTKFSTDHASQRQKKGCVGSMPALHRREVEAPRTMATA